The Penicillium digitatum chromosome 6, complete sequence genome contains the following window.
CCATCCGCCGCAACGACCCGATGACACGGCACCTCCGGCGCAAAGGGATTGCTGCGCATTGCATTGCCGATCGCACGCGCGCTGGAGCCTAGGTACGTCGCCATCGCCGAGTATGTAGTCCACCGACCTGGCGGGACGGACAGGAGCGTCCGATACACGCGCCGGCGGTAGGGGGTTAGCGTTGGGTGCAGGGATATGCGGCGGAGAGATTTTTGGGTTTGCGCGGTGAGTGCTGCAGGTTGGAGGAATTTCTGGGGTTTAGGGTCTTTCTGGTCTGGGGTTGGTATCGAGGTCTGTGGATCTGCGGGCTGTATTGTTGAGAGCAACATGACTTGTAGATCCTCTTGTCTATGGTTCGGGGGATTCCTTTGATTTATCCCCTTTtgctttgggggggggaggggggttgAGACCCTTTTGATAATCTTGGGATGGCTT
Protein-coding sequences here:
- a CDS encoding Winged helix-turn-helix transcription repressor DNA-binding, with the protein product MLLSTIQPADPQTSIPTPDQKDPKPQKFLQPAALTAQTQKSLRRISLHPTLTPYRRRVYRTLLSVPPGRWTTYSAMATYLGSSARAIGNAMRSNPFAPEVPCHRVVAADGSLEASYVKITLLPHKPDILLSTATSLPVHTRLLPSQKDSGDLLRKHTTPSLPLVLHRHLHDFQSTITVNNSAILHSYYNRSNNEDSTSDPPA